A window from Culex pipiens pallens isolate TS chromosome 3, TS_CPP_V2, whole genome shotgun sequence encodes these proteins:
- the LOC120421250 gene encoding glucose dehydrogenase [FAD, quinone]-like, which produces MMLAHLFLLLLALDHVVPDTPLQEVFDSLSFLFLYGNRSSRVPDTTVFRTEYDFIVIGAGSGGSVMANRLSENPNWNVLLLEVGKEENLVVNVPLTAGLTTATRFSWGYRSEPMDNACIGLEEGVCYWPKGRGLGGTSLINFLLYGRGHQRDYDEWEQAGNYGWGYKDVLKYFEKAEIIKGGKPNPQGYLHIEQSSFETPMLRKYIEAGKTFGYKEIDPNDKVQLGFYKALATMKNGERCSASRAYLRPVAHRPNLHISMKSWATKILIDPDTKTAYGVEFTKGKKLYRINATKEVILTAGAIASPQLLMISGIGPREHLESLNIPVIQDLKVGYNLQDHTTLSGLVFTINKPASIRERDMRSPEHFLNYMINRKGPFTVPGGAEGIAFVKTNNSDLPSDYPDMELVLGTGAVNNDESGSLRHTFGMTKEFYSKTYGMARGKHAFGIAPVLMRPRSRGRLSLKTTNPFHWPRMEGKFFDHPKDMETMIEGIKLAVQIGESKTFAQFGAKLLRTPFFGCEHKQFRSDEYWRCCVQQVGASIQHQSGTCKMGPGSDPDAVVNPELQVHGVRNLRVVDASIMPFLPAAHTNGVVFMIGEKAADMVKKHWENNIDS; this is translated from the exons ATG ATGCTTGCCCACCTCTTCCTACTACTTCTCGCGCTCGACCATGTCGTGCCGGACACTCCGCTGCAAGAAGTCTTCGACAGTCTCAGCTTCCTATTTCTGTACGGCAACCGGTCCTCCCGGGTACCGGACACGACCGTGTTCCGCACCGAGTACGACTTCATCGTGATTGGGGCCGGTTCCGGAGGATCGGTGATGGCCAACCGGCTCAGTGAGAATCCCAACTGGAACGTGCTGCTGCTGGAGGTCGGCAAGGAGGAGAATCTGGTGGTGAATGTTCCGCTGACGGCGGGACTGACCACGGCCACGA GATTCAGCTGGGGATATCGATCGGAACCGATGGACAATGCTTGCATCGGACTTGAGGAAGGAGTCTGCTACTGGCCAAAAGGTCGTGGGCTTGGAGGGACTAGcctgatcaattttcttttgtaTGGAAGAGGACATCAACGGGACTACGATGAGTGGGAGCAAGCTGGGAACTACGGCTGGGGCTATAAGGACGTTTTAAAGTACTTTGAGAAGGCGGAGATTATAAAGGGTGGGAAGCCCAATCCGCAAGGATATCTGCATATTGAGCAGAGCTCATTCGAGACGCCAATGCTGAGGAAGTACATTGAGGCGGGAAAAACATTCGGATATAAGGAGATTGACCCCAATGACAAGGTACAACTTGGGTTCTACAAGGCGCTGGCTACAATGAAGAACGGTGAACGTTGCAGTGCATCCAGAGCGTATCTTCGCCCTGTTGCACATCGACCAAATTTGCACATCTCCATGAAGTCGTGGGCAACCAAGATTCTGATAGATCCGGACACTAAAACAGCGTATGGAGTCGAGTTCACAAAGGGGAAGAAACTTTACAGGATCAATGCAACGAAAGAGGTCATCCTAACAGCAGGAGCAATCGCATCGCCCCAGTTGCTCATGATTTCTGGAATAGGTCCTCGGGAACATTTAGAATCGTTGAACATTCCTGTAATCCAAGACTTGAAGGTTGGATATAACCTGCAGGATCACACGACTCTATCCGGACTGGTATTCACCATCAACAAGCCGGCTTCAATCCGCGAACGAGACATGCGCAGTCCAGAACATTTCTTGAACTACATGATCAACCGAAAGGGACCCTTCACAGTACCTGGTGGAGCCGAAGGAATCGCATTTGTAAAGACAAACAATTCCGATCTTCCGTCGGACTACCCAGACATGGAACTCGTGCTCGGAACGGGAGCCGTGAACAACGATGAATCCGGATCCCTACGACACACGTTCGGTATGACTAAGGAATTCTACAGCAAAACGTACGGAATGGCCCGGGGTAAGCACGCTTTTGGGATAGCTCCAGTCCTAATGAGACCCCGAAGCAGAGGTCGACTATCGTTGAAGACCACAAATCCCTTCCACTGGCCCCGTATGGAGGGCAAGTTCTTCGACCATCCAAAAGACATGGAAACCATGATCGAAGGCATCAAACTGGCGGTGCAAATCGGCGAGTCCAAAACGTTCGCCCAATTCGGAGCTAAGCTGCTTAGAACGCCATTCTTTGGCTGTGAACATAAACAATTCCGCAGCGATGAATACTGGAGGTGTTGTGTCCAGCAAGTGGGCGCCAGCATTCAACACCAG TCTGGCACGTGCAAAATGGGTCCCGGTAGCGATCCGGATGCGGTCGTAAATCCCGAGCTACAAGTTCACGGCGTGCGGAATCTGCGCGTGGTTGATGCGTCCATTATGCCGTTTTTGCCGGCGGCTCACACCAACGGGGTCGTGTTCATGATCGGCGAGAAGGCGGCCGATATGGTGAAGAAACATTGGGAGAACAACATCGACAGTTGA